Within the Lentisphaera araneosa HTCC2155 genome, the region CCCACAGTGCGTGATCGAGTAGTTCAAACAGCTCTGAAACATGTGATAGAGCCGATATTCGATATCGACTTCTCGCCCTACAGTTTTGGATTTCGTCCAAAGCTGGGTTGCAAGGATGCACTTAGACGAGTGAATGAATTGTTAAAGCAGGGCTATCTCTATGTTATGGATGCCGACATCCAAAGCTACTTCGATACTATACCACATGAGAAACTCATGAGTCGAGTCAAGGAAAAGATCATTGATGGTAAAATTCTTGATCTGATCGAACAATTCCTCAAAGCCAATATCTTTGATGGTCTCAAGCATTGGGAACCTGAAGAAGGTACACCGCAGGGAGGAATTATCAGTCCTCTGTTAGCAAATATCTATCTTGATCCCTTTGATCACAAGATGACCGAGGCTGGATTCGAGATAGTGCGCTATGCAGACGATTTCCTGATCATGTGTAAAAGTAAAGAATCAGCCAAAAGGGCATTGCGCAAAACGCGAAGGTGGATGAAAGCCAATGGGCTGAAACTTCATCCAGAAAAAACGCGAATTGCCGACATGACAGAGAAGTGCGAGTACTTCGAGTTTCTCGGATACCATTTCGAGAGAACGCGAAATACACATCGCATTAAACGTTGGCCAAGGAAGCAGAGCCTGAAGAAATGCAAAGATGCCATACGCAAGAAAACGAGGAGAAGCAATAAGGACTCAATAGAGGACATAATTGCTTACCTTCGGCCAAATCTTGTCGGATGGTATCAATACTTCAAGCACTCCACTGTGTATGCAATGCGAGGTATAGATGAATTTACACGCAGAAGACTGCGCAGCATTATAGCCAAATATAATCGCAAGAAAGGTTCTCATCGCATGATTGATACTCGTAAATACAATAAAGCCTACTTTACAGATCTAGGCTTCTTTTCACTGGAAGAAGCTTGGAAACTGGAATTTCAGTCTCTTCGGAGTAAGCACTGACTGGAGAGCCGTATGCGGGAGAACCGCACGTACGGTTCGGAAGGAGGGGAGACTCCGCAAGGAGTCTTCCCTACCCTTATACTTAGCCCAAAGGCGTGAGCCTTGGGGTAATGATGTAAGAGGCAATAAAAAAAGCCACCGGGTTTAAGCGGTGGCTTTTTTAGTTAAGTTCGGAAGAGCTTAGATAGCTTTTGACATGAACTTAGTGATTAAGGCGGTGAAGCGTGCAGGGTCCTTGATCGCAGAACCTTCGTTGAGAAGGGCTTGATCGTAGAGCAGAGTTGCACAATCTTTGAGATCTTCAGAACCCGCATCTTTGTCAGCTTCCTTGAGCATGTGCTGAACAATGACGTGATCTTTATTGAGCTCAAGCGTACGCTTCTGATGAGGGATGTCTTGGTTCATGGCCTTGAAGATGTTCTCCATGTTAACGCCCATGCCATTTTCGTCAGCAACTAAGCAGCAAGGAGAATCAGTAAGACGGCTAGAGAAACGAACTTCTTTGATGTCTTCGTCGAGAACTTTTTGAATGGATTCGAGAGGAGTTTTGAAGTTTTCGTTTTCTTTCTCGAGCTCTTCTTTTTCTTTCTCGTCGAGATCAAGATCGCCTTTAGCTACAGATTTGAGTGCTTTGCCATCGAACTCTGTGAGTGACTGAGTTACCCATTCGTCGATTGGATCGATGAAGAAGAGAACTTCGTAACCTTTCTTTTTGAAAGCTTCGAGCTGAGGAGAGTTTTGAACTGCAGCACGACTTAAGCCAGTGATGTAGTAAATCTCTTTTTGATCTTCAGGCATGCGCTTAACGTAGTCGTCGAGGCTTGTGAATTTACCTGCTTCCGTAGAAGAAGATTCGAAAACGAGGAGCTCAGTGAGCTTGTCTTTGTTTTCCCAGTCGTTGCTGATGCCTTCTTTGATTACTTTACCAAACTCAGCCCAGAACTTGCTGTACTTATCGAAATCTTTATTTTTCGTCTTCTTAAGAGTGGAGATAACTTTTTTGACGATATTTTTGCGAATGGTGCGAATAACGCGGTCTTCTTGGAGGATCTCACGAGAGACATTGAGTGGGAGGTCAGCTGAGTCAACGACACCCTTAACAAAGCGGAGGTAGTCAGGAACGAGCTCTTTGCAGTTGTCCATGATGAAAACGCGTTTCACATAGAGGCAAACACCCTTATTTTCTTGCTGCATGAACATGTCGGAAGGCGCACGCTCAGGAATGAAAAGGAGTGAGTCAAACTCGAGGTTACCTTCGGCGCGGTAGTGAATGATTTCTGCAGGCTCTTGGTGATCGTGAGAAACGTGACGATAGAATTCGCTGTACTCTTCTTCAGTAACGTCAGATTTAGACTTGGTCCAAATAGCTTTCATTGAGTTGAGAGTTTCTTCTTCGATTTTTACTTCTGGCTCAGAATCTTCATCAGCTTTTGGAAGAGTTTTCTCTACGTCCATGGTGATGGGGTAAGAGAGGAAGTCAGAATAAGTTTTGACGATTTTACGAATTTTCCATTCTTCGAGGAATTCTTCTGCGTCTTCTTTGAGGTGAAGAACGATCTTAGTACCGTGTTCCGCGAGATCAGTTTTTTCGATTGTGTAGGAACCCGTTCCTTCTGAGTGCCAGTGAACACCTTCGCTAGCATCAACAGCTGCGCTACGTGTGTAGACGTCAACTTTGTCGGCAACCATGAAAGCTGAGTAGAAACCAACACCAAATTGACCAATGAGGTCAGGAGCGTTTTCTTCTTTGCTACTCTGGAGTTTTTCAACGAAAGACTTTGTTCCTGAGTGAGCAATTGTACCGATGTTTTCTTCAACTTCGGCTTCAGTCATACCGACGCCATTGTCGATGACTGTGAAAGTCTTTTTATCTTTGTCGGCAATGAGTTTGATTTTGAGTTCGTCGCTCTCAACTGCAAGTGACTTATCGGAAAGTGAGTTGAAACGCACTTTGTCGATGGCATCGGAAGAGTTAGAAACGAGTTCGCGGAGGAAGATATCGCGATTTGAGTAGAGTGAGTTGATAACGAGCTTGAGGAGCTCACTAACTTCTGTTTGGAATTGTTTTTCCATTTGTGGATTTTCTCCTGTTTGTTATTTTTTAAAAACAGGGAGAATATAGGCGGTGGGCAAGTCGACTCAAGGAGTTTTTAAGTACTTGCTGTGACAAAATTTGCGCCAATTTGTCACCACAAATTGACGCATGAGGCACAGAGCTTGCTTTAGCCTTGGATATTATAGAGTGTTTGAGTGGGGAAGGCGAACTCAAGTTTCTTTTCGTTGAAGCGCTTGAGGACCTGTAAATTCATATCCGTTTGAGTCTGAGCAATATCTTCATCTTTAGTGATGTAATAGATGAACATGATATTGAGAGCGAAGTCGCCAAAACCATTAAATGAGGTGATGACGTCTTCTTCAGTAGATTTATTTTTTGCCACGATATCTTTAAGGATCTCGATGGCTTCTTCGATTTGTTCGGGTTTTGTATCGTAGGTGAGTCCGAGGTTTAGAACAATTTTCCGGCTGGGTTCAATAGTGACGTTTTCGACTGCGGAACTCGCAAAAGTATTGTTCGGCATAGTGACGATGCGGCCTGCCAAAGTTTTGATACGCGTACTACGCACACCGATTTCAACTACGGTGCCATCGACGCCGTCGATTTGAATGCGATCACCCATTTTGAAGGGTTTATCAGTAAAGATTGTGAAGCCCCCAAAGACGTTTGCTACAGTATCTTTTGCGGCCATTGCAAGGGCTAAACCACCAATACCTAAGCCAGCGATCATAGCGCCGACATCGTAGCCAGCATTATTTAAGCCAATGATGATCGCCACAATCCAGATGATTGAGCGCACGCCTTTACGAAGAACTGGAAGGAGTTGGTCATCGAGATCATTTTCAGTTTTTTCTGCCCAGGGCTGAACAATGTTTTGATAAAAAGCTTCGAAAAAGCGCGTGATCAACCAAGCTGCTAGCAGGGTGACGACCATGGTGTAGGACTTGGCAATGACTCGTTCGAGCATGGCGGGGAGTTGCAGTAAGCTGAGTGAGAAATAAATGCCAGAAGCAATAAATGCCGCGACAATGGGTTCCTCTATGAGGTCGACGATGAGATCGTCCAAGGTATTTTTTGTTTTTTGCGTAAGGGCTTTAACGAGTTTTGAGAAGACCCAATAAATGCTTTTGCCAAGGATGACGCTGCCCAAGACAAAGCCGAGGCTTGTTAACCAAAGTGATACAGTATTGTTGTAGTAAGTTTTTTCCCAAAAGCTTCCAGCGGCTTCGGCTTGTGCAATGATGCTATGCAAAGTCATGTTATCTCTCCTAATTAATTGGGATTAAGATACTACTTTTCAGCTATTTGCAATTTTGAAAGGTGAAAAACTTTTGTCAACTGGAGACAAAAAAAGGTCATAAAGCAAAAAGCTTTATGACCATGAAGAAAAAATAATCTATTTCTTGTAGAGTTCGTCGGGGTCAATGAGGGGTTTAGAGTTTACACTGAAACCACCATCTTCATACTTGTTGTAGAAGCATGAGCGACGGCCTGTGTGGCAGGCAATGCCACCAATTTGCTCGATTTTGTAGATGATCGAGTCGCCATCACAATCTACGAGGATCTCTTTGATTTCTTGCCAGTTTCCCGACTCTTCACCTTTTTTCCAAAGCTTTGAGCGAGAACGTGACCAATAGCAGGCACGACCCGATTTGAGGGTCTCATCCCATGCAGCTTGGTTGACGTAGGCGAGCATGAGGATGTCTCCCGTTGCGGCATCTTGTGCCACAGCGGGAATGAGTCCTTCTTCAGATTTACTGAAGTCTGGAATAATATCGGGGATCTTAGACATTATTTTTTAGCTGAGTCAAGAACTTCCTGAAGTTCACCGTTTTCGTGAAGCTCCATGATGATGTCGCAACCACCAACGAGTTCGCCGTTCACAACGAGTTGTGGGAAAGTCGGCCATTCGAAGTAATCTTTTAAGCCTTGACGGAATTCTGGGTTTTCGAGGATGTTCATAGATGAGTATTCAACATCGTAGAAGCTGAGGATTTGAATAACAGTTTGTGAGAAACCGCATTGTGGCATTGCAGGAACACCCTTCATGAAAAGTTTAATTGGGTGAGCTTCGAGCTCAGCTTTAATTGTAGCGTTTATGTCAGACATAAGTTTTCCTTAGTTAATATAATTAGATTTTTGAGCTTCCCATTTTTCGGGAGTGAAAGTTTTGAGTTGAAGTGCATGCACAGTATCCGTCGCAAATTTTTCTTTGAGGGCGTTCATGACCAACTTGTGTTGCTTCAGTAAGGGCACACCTACAAAGCTGGGGCTGATAACGAGGCCTTGGAAGTGTGCGCCATCGGGATCGACGATATGCACTTGTGCGTCGGGAAGGACAGCTAGGATGGCTTGTTCGATTTGCTCTTTCATTAGAGGAATTCTCCACGTAACCAGTTAATAATATCATCAGATTCGTGCATCGGCTTACCATTGATCATGAGGCAAGGGACTTGGGTTTTTCCAGTCAATTTTTTGAAGGTCGACATGGCGTCTCTGTTGGAGTAGGGGTCTTCAACATCGAGTTCGATACCATTACTAGACATAAAGCTAGTGACCTTACGACAAAATGGGCACCCATTCGATGAATATAGTTTGAGCTCAAGCATTTGAGTTCCTTTTACTTTTAATTAAATTTTCTACAAAGGCGATTACAGTATCCTCTAGTTTTAAATCGTAAAGTCGGTTCATTTCCTGCATGCAGGTGGGTGATGTGACATTGACCTCGGTGAGCTTGTCGCCGAGGAAATCAATTCCTGTAAAATAGAGGCCTTTTTCTTGTAGCCAGGGTTTGAGAGCGGCACAGATTTCTTTTTCACGATCAGTGATTTCACAGGCCACGGCTGAGCCACCCGCATAAAAATTGTTGCGGTGATCATCGGCACCATGAACACGTAAAACAGCACCCAAAATTTCGCCATTGAGCAAGAGGATTCGTTTATCTCCTTGGCTA harbors:
- the ltrA gene encoding group II intron reverse transcriptase/maturase; translated protein: MSEMAKQILGRDERFVEIQAWASPSVWTDQMLKTLHRGVERGKWYSLSDKLMRKNNIMEAWEKVCSNKGKHGVDMVSIERYESELEYNNAKLLEELQDGRYDPSAVRRVEIPKGDGRKTRPLGIPTVRDRVVQTALKHVIEPIFDIDFSPYSFGFRPKLGCKDALRRVNELLKQGYLYVMDADIQSYFDTIPHEKLMSRVKEKIIDGKILDLIEQFLKANIFDGLKHWEPEEGTPQGGIISPLLANIYLDPFDHKMTEAGFEIVRYADDFLIMCKSKESAKRALRKTRRWMKANGLKLHPEKTRIADMTEKCEYFEFLGYHFERTRNTHRIKRWPRKQSLKKCKDAIRKKTRRSNKDSIEDIIAYLRPNLVGWYQYFKHSTVYAMRGIDEFTRRRLRSIIAKYNRKKGSHRMIDTRKYNKAYFTDLGFFSLEEAWKLEFQSLRSKH
- the htpG gene encoding molecular chaperone HtpG, which codes for MEKQFQTEVSELLKLVINSLYSNRDIFLRELVSNSSDAIDKVRFNSLSDKSLAVESDELKIKLIADKDKKTFTVIDNGVGMTEAEVEENIGTIAHSGTKSFVEKLQSSKEENAPDLIGQFGVGFYSAFMVADKVDVYTRSAAVDASEGVHWHSEGTGSYTIEKTDLAEHGTKIVLHLKEDAEEFLEEWKIRKIVKTYSDFLSYPITMDVEKTLPKADEDSEPEVKIEEETLNSMKAIWTKSKSDVTEEEYSEFYRHVSHDHQEPAEIIHYRAEGNLEFDSLLFIPERAPSDMFMQQENKGVCLYVKRVFIMDNCKELVPDYLRFVKGVVDSADLPLNVSREILQEDRVIRTIRKNIVKKVISTLKKTKNKDFDKYSKFWAEFGKVIKEGISNDWENKDKLTELLVFESSSTEAGKFTSLDDYVKRMPEDQKEIYYITGLSRAAVQNSPQLEAFKKKGYEVLFFIDPIDEWVTQSLTEFDGKALKSVAKGDLDLDEKEKEELEKENENFKTPLESIQKVLDEDIKEVRFSSRLTDSPCCLVADENGMGVNMENIFKAMNQDIPHQKRTLELNKDHVIVQHMLKEADKDAGSEDLKDCATLLYDQALLNEGSAIKDPARFTALITKFMSKAI
- a CDS encoding mechanosensitive ion channel family protein; the protein is MTLHSIIAQAEAAGSFWEKTYYNNTVSLWLTSLGFVLGSVILGKSIYWVFSKLVKALTQKTKNTLDDLIVDLIEEPIVAAFIASGIYFSLSLLQLPAMLERVIAKSYTMVVTLLAAWLITRFFEAFYQNIVQPWAEKTENDLDDQLLPVLRKGVRSIIWIVAIIIGLNNAGYDVGAMIAGLGIGGLALAMAAKDTVANVFGGFTIFTDKPFKMGDRIQIDGVDGTVVEIGVRSTRIKTLAGRIVTMPNNTFASSAVENVTIEPSRKIVLNLGLTYDTKPEQIEEAIEILKDIVAKNKSTEEDVITSFNGFGDFALNIMFIYYITKDEDIAQTQTDMNLQVLKRFNEKKLEFAFPTQTLYNIQG
- the hisI gene encoding phosphoribosyl-AMP cyclohydrolase, which encodes MSKIPDIIPDFSKSEEGLIPAVAQDAATGDILMLAYVNQAAWDETLKSGRACYWSRSRSKLWKKGEESGNWQEIKEILVDCDGDSIIYKIEQIGGIACHTGRRSCFYNKYEDGGFSVNSKPLIDPDELYKK
- the grxD gene encoding Grx4 family monothiol glutaredoxin — encoded protein: MSDINATIKAELEAHPIKLFMKGVPAMPQCGFSQTVIQILSFYDVEYSSMNILENPEFRQGLKDYFEWPTFPQLVVNGELVGGCDIIMELHENGELQEVLDSAKK
- a CDS encoding BolA family protein, with product MKEQIEQAILAVLPDAQVHIVDPDGAHFQGLVISPSFVGVPLLKQHKLVMNALKEKFATDTVHALQLKTFTPEKWEAQKSNYIN
- a CDS encoding glutaredoxin family protein — encoded protein: MLELKLYSSNGCPFCRKVTSFMSSNGIELDVEDPYSNRDAMSTFKKLTGKTQVPCLMINGKPMHESDDIINWLRGEFL